GCGCTTCGGCTGGGTCGCCAGCCTGTCGCCGCGGCGATGGGGCTGGCGTCGCTGCTGTTCTTGCTCTTGTTGTTTGGCTTGTCGCTGCTGGGCGTGATGGCCTAGCGGCGCGCCGGCTGGCTTGCCGTGCGTTCGCTGCCCATGCGATTTGGCAACGGGGCAGTGTGCGGCGATAATCCGGCAGCTTGTTTCCGGTGTACTTCCCCCCTTACTGGTAACCGATCGGACCTATGACCACTATCGCCAAGATTCTCGCCCGTGAAATCCTCGACTCCCGCGGCAATCCCACGCTGGAGGCGGAAGTCACGCTGGCAGACGGCTCGTTCGGCCGCGCCGCCGTGCCCTCGGGCGCCTCGACCGGCACCAAGGAAGCGGTGGAACTGCGCGACGGCGACAAGACCCGTTACCTGGGCAAGGGCGTGCGCAAGGCCGTGGAAAACGTCAACGGCACCATCGCCGAGACGCTCAAGGACTTCGATGCCGCCGACCAGCAGGGCCTGGACCGTCGCCTGATCGACCTCGACGGCACCGAGAACAAGGGCCGCCTGGGCGCCAACGCGCTGCTGGGTGTGTCGCTGGCTGCCGCGCATGCGGTCGCCGCCTCGCGCAAGCAGCCGCTGTGGCAGTACCTGTCGACCATCACCGAATCCGATGTCGCCCTGCCGGTGCCGATGATGAACATCATCAACGGCGGCGCGCATGCCGACAACAATGTCGACTTCCAGGAATTCATGGTGCTGCCGGTGGGCTGCAGCTCGTTTTCCGAAGCGCTGCGCGCAGGCACCGAGATCTTCCATTCGCTGAAGTCGGTGCTCAAGGGCCACGGCCTCAGCACGGCGGTGGGTGACGAGGGCGGCTTCGCCCCGGACTTCCGCAGCAATGTCGAAGCGCTGGACACCATTCTCGAAGCGATTGGCAAGGCCGGTTACACCGCTGGCGAAGACATCCTGCTGGGCCTGGATGTGGCCTCGTCGGAGTTCTACGACAACGGCAAGTACAACCTGGTGGGCGAAAACAAGCGCCTGACCAGCGAGCAGTTCGTCGACTTCTTGGCCGATTGGGTGGCGCAGTACCCGATCATCAGCATCGAAGACGGCCTGGCCGAAGACGACTGGGCCGGCTGGAAGCTGCTGACCGATCGCGTCGGCAAGAAGGTGCAGCTGGTGGGCGACGATCTGTTCGTCACCAACCCGAAGATATTCAAGGAAGGCATCGACAGCGGCACCGCCAACGCGATCCTGATCAAGGTCAACCAGATCGGCACGCTGACTGAGACGCTGGAAGCCATTGCCATGGCGCATGCGGCCAACTACGCCTCGATCGTGTCGCACCGTTCGGGCGAGACCGAAGACACCACCATCGCCGATATCGCCGTGGCCACCACCGCCACCCAGATCAAGACTGGCTCGCTGTGCCGCAGCGACCGCGTCGCCAAGTACAACCAGTTGCTGCGC
The nucleotide sequence above comes from Xanthomonas campestris pv. campestris str. ATCC 33913. Encoded proteins:
- the eno gene encoding phosphopyruvate hydratase; the protein is MTTIAKILAREILDSRGNPTLEAEVTLADGSFGRAAVPSGASTGTKEAVELRDGDKTRYLGKGVRKAVENVNGTIAETLKDFDAADQQGLDRRLIDLDGTENKGRLGANALLGVSLAAAHAVAASRKQPLWQYLSTITESDVALPVPMMNIINGGAHADNNVDFQEFMVLPVGCSSFSEALRAGTEIFHSLKSVLKGHGLSTAVGDEGGFAPDFRSNVEALDTILEAIGKAGYTAGEDILLGLDVASSEFYDNGKYNLVGENKRLTSEQFVDFLADWVAQYPIISIEDGLAEDDWAGWKLLTDRVGKKVQLVGDDLFVTNPKIFKEGIDSGTANAILIKVNQIGTLTETLEAIAMAHAANYASIVSHRSGETEDTTIADIAVATTATQIKTGSLCRSDRVAKYNQLLRIEQALGSGARYAGRDAFVSLKR